CTTTCCATCTGATCAATGCTTTTAGATCATTAAAAATAAGTAAAATTATTTTGTCAGCAACGAGTTGATTATTAAAAAGGATCCAACAGCTATAAGTCCCCAATAAACATATTTAAAAAAAGATTTATCCTTGATCTTATGGTTCAGGTATCTTCCTAAAAATATTGCCGGAAAAACAGCTGGTAATGAGACTAAAAATATTTTAATACTCCAACGTAATTAGACCTTTTGTAAAATATCCTATCGCTGCTATAAAGCTTGCCGGTAAAAAATAAGCCTGAAGCGTTGCCCTAAATGTTTAGCACTCCAGTTCCTCAAGTTACCATAGACCACAAGAGGCGGACCGTTTACTCCATAAGCACCACAAGAATTCCGGATGTAAATCCGCAAATAAATAGCCATAACATACTATCTGTTTTCAGTGAAAGCTGTTTTTTTGCAAAAATAGCATACAATGAGTTCAATATAATAAGTAAGCCTAAACCTATTTTTACCCAAAACTCGTTACCGTATAGTAAGATCAACAAACCTATCGGAATCCCTAAAGCCAATAAAATAAGCCATTTTGCGCTGTTAAAGTGAATTTGCTGATGATCTTGTACAACAACAACCAACGCAACTAAAATTGAAATTAAAACAGAAAGAGGTACAGCAATTTCTAGAGGAATAA
Above is a genomic segment from Chryseobacterium mulctrae containing:
- a CDS encoding TSUP family transporter, translated to MLFIPLEIAVPLSVLISILVALVVVVQDHQQIHFNSAKWLILLALGIPIGLLILLYGNEFWVKIGLGLLIILNSLYAIFAKKQLSLKTDSMLWLFICGFTSGILVVLME